Proteins co-encoded in one Pseudorhizobium banfieldiae genomic window:
- a CDS encoding carbon-nitrogen hydrolase family protein — protein sequence MKIAGYQMQSMTGDVEANLDKIARAAARAAEEGARLLIAPELAINGYGAAEALVETAVSAQSPTMARLSEMAARTGLTIVAGFAESDGDAIYNSAVLTDGSGEFAVYRKSHLYGPYERRWFSVEEPRAILADVDGMRVGMLICYDVEFPENVRRLAKAGVDLVVVPTALPIGWSGSFIAEHMIRVRAFENQVFVAYINHCGADRNFAYAGRSHIAAPDGSLLAEAPADEEALFFAEIVTSAFDQSRAENTYLRDLR from the coding sequence ATGAAGATCGCCGGTTACCAGATGCAGTCGATGACGGGCGACGTCGAAGCCAATCTCGACAAGATCGCCAGGGCTGCTGCACGCGCTGCAGAAGAGGGTGCGAGGCTGCTGATCGCGCCGGAACTTGCGATCAACGGATATGGCGCTGCTGAGGCGCTTGTCGAAACCGCGGTATCGGCACAGTCACCAACGATGGCGCGCCTGTCGGAGATGGCAGCCCGCACCGGGCTCACGATCGTTGCCGGTTTTGCCGAGTCCGATGGTGATGCCATCTACAACAGCGCAGTACTCACCGACGGCTCCGGGGAGTTCGCCGTCTATCGCAAGTCGCACCTTTACGGTCCGTATGAGCGGCGCTGGTTCTCCGTGGAAGAACCTCGCGCCATCCTGGCCGATGTCGACGGCATGCGCGTCGGCATGCTGATCTGCTACGACGTCGAGTTTCCAGAGAACGTCCGCCGGCTGGCGAAGGCGGGTGTCGATCTGGTGGTGGTACCGACGGCTCTTCCCATCGGCTGGTCGGGCAGCTTCATTGCCGAGCACATGATCCGGGTCAGGGCCTTCGAGAACCAGGTCTTCGTCGCCTATATCAACCACTGCGGTGCGGACCGGAATTTCGCCTATGCGGGCCGATCCCATATCGCAGCGCCTGACGGCAGCCTTCTGGCGGAGGCGCCTGCGGATGAGGAGGCGCTCTTCTTCGCCGAAATCGTTACCTCCGCCTTCGACCAGTCGCGCGCAGAGAATACCTATCTGAGGGATCTGCGCTAG
- a CDS encoding ABC transporter substrate-binding protein: protein MGKIFNMQPTRRAVLGAGLAGASMLAMPSILRAQDRSLKVGVYGGYFKDSFDKNIFPEFTKATGIAIESIAEPTGEAWLVQLEQAARAGQAPADVSMMSQVALLKGQSTELWAPLDMAKIGNASGLIDTFINKYPDGRVAGIGAVSWYITLVTNIDVYPEAPTSWAALWDPANADKLGLLALVSNSFLLEVTAKTHLGGTDILATEEGILQAFEKLAEVKPNVRLWYRDEAQFEQSLKSGEIPMGQYYHDVTGLAAADGHPVRSTFPKEGGILDSGSWALSRASEKVEEAHIFIDYMCQPAVQATLSRKVGTSPTVKRDLLDLTAEEFDAVSSDIDPIIPRYEMYQQKSDFLNQKWTEMIAG from the coding sequence ATGGGTAAGATCTTCAACATGCAGCCGACCCGCCGCGCGGTACTTGGCGCCGGCCTGGCAGGTGCGTCGATGCTGGCAATGCCGTCCATTCTGCGCGCTCAGGACCGTTCCCTGAAGGTCGGCGTCTACGGGGGCTACTTCAAGGACTCCTTCGACAAGAACATTTTTCCAGAATTCACCAAGGCTACCGGCATTGCGATAGAATCCATTGCCGAGCCGACGGGCGAGGCCTGGCTGGTGCAGCTGGAGCAGGCGGCGCGCGCTGGCCAGGCGCCGGCGGACGTCTCGATGATGTCGCAGGTGGCTCTGTTGAAGGGGCAATCGACCGAGCTCTGGGCTCCGCTCGACATGGCGAAGATCGGGAACGCTTCCGGCCTCATCGACACCTTCATCAACAAGTACCCTGATGGTCGCGTCGCCGGCATCGGTGCCGTGTCCTGGTATATCACGCTCGTCACCAATATCGACGTCTATCCCGAAGCGCCCACTTCCTGGGCTGCCCTGTGGGATCCGGCAAACGCCGACAAGCTGGGCCTGCTTGCGCTCGTCTCCAATTCCTTCCTGCTTGAGGTGACGGCGAAGACGCATCTCGGCGGCACCGATATCCTCGCAACCGAGGAGGGGATACTCCAGGCCTTCGAAAAGCTGGCAGAGGTGAAGCCGAATGTACGGCTGTGGTATCGCGACGAGGCGCAGTTCGAGCAGTCCCTGAAATCGGGCGAGATCCCGATGGGCCAGTACTATCATGACGTGACGGGACTTGCTGCTGCAGACGGCCATCCCGTGCGTTCCACCTTCCCGAAGGAGGGCGGTATCCTCGATTCCGGAAGCTGGGCTCTCTCGCGCGCCTCCGAGAAGGTCGAAGAGGCACATATCTTTATCGATTACATGTGCCAGCCGGCCGTCCAGGCGACGCTGTCGCGCAAGGTCGGCACGTCTCCGACGGTCAAGCGCGATCTCCTCGACCTGACAGCCGAGGAATTCGACGCAGTCTCGTCCGATATCGATCCGATCATTCCGCGTTACGAGATGTACCAGCAGAAATCCGACTTCCTGAACCAGAAGTGGACGGAGATGATTGCAGGCTGA
- the speB gene encoding agmatinase — protein MALDDKQLKDLREKYGSGHGGNLYDPDFLKVAEKIFSKSGSRIAPYAGVPTFLSAPFMQVDAENPEFDDLQVAITGVPMDLGVTNRPGSRFGPRALRAIERIGPYNHVLKTAPVFDLRVADIGDVSLRSRYDLEMCHQDIEKRFTQIVDAGVVPLAVGGDHSISQSILKAVGRRAPVGMIHIDAHCDTSGPFDHSKFHHAGPFRNAVLDGVLDPTRTIQIGIRGAAEYIWEFSYASGMTVIHAEEVPGLGIPAIIEKARAVVGEGPTYLSFDIDSLDPGFAPGTGTPEIGGLTTREVLELIRGLKGLNLVGGDVVEVAPQYDPTSNTAQAGAQMLFEILSLMVFSPSVTGKP, from the coding sequence ATGGCCCTGGACGATAAACAACTGAAGGACCTGCGGGAGAAATACGGGAGCGGGCACGGGGGCAATCTCTATGATCCGGACTTCCTCAAGGTCGCGGAAAAGATCTTCTCTAAGAGCGGGAGCAGGATCGCCCCCTATGCCGGCGTCCCGACCTTCCTTTCTGCTCCATTCATGCAGGTGGATGCGGAAAATCCCGAATTCGATGACTTGCAGGTTGCCATTACCGGCGTGCCGATGGATCTGGGCGTAACGAACCGGCCCGGATCGCGTTTCGGGCCGCGCGCCTTGCGGGCGATCGAGCGGATTGGACCCTATAATCACGTGCTGAAGACGGCGCCGGTCTTCGATCTTCGCGTTGCGGATATCGGCGACGTGTCGCTGCGCAGTCGCTACGACCTTGAAATGTGCCACCAGGACATCGAGAAGCGCTTCACCCAGATCGTCGATGCGGGCGTGGTGCCGCTCGCGGTTGGCGGCGATCACTCCATCAGCCAGTCCATCCTGAAGGCAGTGGGTCGACGCGCGCCGGTGGGAATGATCCATATCGACGCCCATTGCGACACGAGCGGCCCCTTCGACCACAGCAAGTTCCATCATGCGGGCCCGTTTAGAAACGCGGTGCTGGACGGGGTGCTGGATCCTACTCGGACGATCCAGATCGGCATTCGTGGTGCAGCGGAATATATCTGGGAGTTTTCCTACGCGTCCGGCATGACGGTCATTCATGCAGAAGAGGTGCCTGGACTCGGGATACCGGCTATCATCGAGAAGGCGCGGGCGGTGGTCGGCGAGGGTCCGACCTATCTGTCCTTCGACATCGACAGCCTCGATCCGGGATTTGCTCCGGGAACCGGTACTCCCGAGATCGGCGGCCTGACGACGCGTGAAGTCCTGGAACTCATTCGCGGCCTGAAGGGGTTGAACCTTGTCGGGGGCGATGTGGTGGAGGTAGCGCCGCAGTATGATCCAACCAGCAACACGGCCCAGGCCGGCGCGCAGATGCTGTTTGAAATTCTCAGCCTGATGGTGTTCAGCCCTTCCGTGACGGGCAAGCCCTGA
- a CDS encoding ABC transporter ATP-binding protein, with amino-acid sequence MSGLTLSHVTKEFGTFKAVNNVSLSVPDGTFVCLLGPSGCGKTTLMRMVAGLDLPTEGSITLGGEDITRVPTHKRNLGMVFQSLALFPHLTVGENIAYALRIRGASKDEQKKRVDELLSMIHLPGFSDRSVNKLSGGQRQRIAIARALAISPKLFLLDEPLSALDAKLREAMQVELRQLQQRLGITTIVVTHDQREAMTMADTVVVMNGGEIRQAAAPVDIYRRPADSFVADFIGSTNLIPFTTDGKGEASVFGSSVAGLTLGTTRSGTISVRPEDVQIVPPAESSLAGKVTFVRDLGGSVETFIEAGGQQIVAVSAPRSRPDVTVGQTVGLRFDPETSVVLAR; translated from the coding sequence ATGTCCGGACTGACCCTTAGCCATGTGACGAAAGAGTTCGGCACGTTCAAAGCCGTGAACAATGTCAGCCTTTCGGTTCCGGACGGGACCTTCGTCTGCCTCCTCGGTCCATCCGGCTGCGGCAAGACCACGTTGATGCGAATGGTCGCTGGCTTGGACCTCCCGACGGAAGGCTCGATCACCTTGGGCGGCGAAGACATCACGCGCGTCCCGACCCACAAGCGCAATCTCGGCATGGTCTTCCAATCGCTGGCGCTGTTCCCGCACCTGACCGTCGGTGAGAACATCGCCTACGCTCTGCGTATCCGTGGCGCTTCAAAGGACGAGCAGAAGAAGCGGGTCGACGAGCTTCTGTCGATGATCCATCTGCCTGGTTTTTCCGACCGCTCCGTCAACAAACTCTCCGGCGGCCAGCGTCAGCGGATTGCGATCGCCCGCGCCCTGGCCATCTCGCCAAAGCTCTTCCTGCTCGATGAACCGCTATCCGCACTCGATGCGAAACTGCGCGAGGCCATGCAGGTTGAACTGCGTCAGTTGCAGCAGCGTCTCGGCATCACCACGATCGTCGTGACGCATGACCAGCGCGAGGCGATGACCATGGCCGATACCGTCGTGGTCATGAACGGCGGTGAAATCCGCCAGGCAGCAGCGCCTGTCGACATCTATCGTCGGCCGGCCGATTCCTTCGTCGCCGACTTCATCGGCTCCACGAACCTCATTCCATTCACCACCGACGGCAAGGGAGAGGCATCCGTCTTCGGTTCCTCCGTCGCAGGCCTCACGCTCGGCACCACGAGAAGCGGCACCATCTCCGTCCGGCCGGAGGATGTGCAGATCGTCCCGCCAGCGGAAAGCAGTCTGGCCGGAAAGGTCACCTTCGTCCGTGACCTCGGCGGGAGCGTCGAAACCTTCATCGAGGCGGGCGGGCAGCAGATCGTCGCCGTATCCGCCCCCCGCTCGCGGCCCGATGTCACCGTCGGCCAAACGGTCGGCCTGCGCTTCGATCCAGAGACGAGCGTGGTGCTGGCGCGATGA
- a CDS encoding ABC transporter permease: MRREAPQRLADYGPLVFPAGMLIVFFVIPFATMIAVSFFERQQGGFYEPAFVLDNYGRFLSLFFGKVLGFSLFLAMAVAAACVAIGVPFTYLLSCASRRMQIWWLVVLLSILSLSEVMIGFAWSTLLSRTAGLTNLLVMLGLMEGPQALTPSFGAVMTAMTYQALPYTVLVLYPALVRLDPTLTEAARTLGASPVRAFFSVVVPALRNTILATLIMVFIFALGSYLLPQLLGRPQHWTLSVLITDQAIYQSNMPFAAAMAVFLVLVSLALVGLAFYAGRQKEVA, from the coding sequence ATGAGGCGGGAGGCACCGCAGCGCCTGGCCGACTACGGGCCGCTCGTCTTTCCGGCAGGGATGCTGATCGTCTTCTTCGTCATTCCCTTCGCCACCATGATTGCTGTCTCCTTCTTCGAACGGCAGCAGGGCGGCTTCTACGAACCGGCCTTCGTCCTCGACAATTACGGACGCTTTCTCAGCCTGTTCTTCGGCAAGGTCCTCGGTTTCTCGCTTTTCCTCGCCATGGCGGTTGCGGCCGCATGTGTCGCCATTGGCGTGCCCTTCACCTATCTCCTCTCCTGCGCTTCGAGGCGCATGCAGATCTGGTGGCTCGTGGTCCTCCTCTCCATCCTTTCCCTCTCGGAGGTGATGATCGGCTTTGCATGGTCGACGCTCCTGTCCCGGACGGCAGGGCTTACCAACCTGCTCGTCATGCTCGGCCTCATGGAAGGCCCGCAGGCGCTCACGCCAAGCTTCGGCGCGGTGATGACTGCGATGACCTACCAGGCGCTGCCCTATACGGTTCTCGTCCTCTACCCGGCCCTTGTCAGGCTTGATCCGACGCTCACGGAAGCTGCCCGGACCCTGGGAGCCTCGCCTGTCAGGGCCTTCTTCTCCGTCGTGGTGCCGGCGCTTCGCAACACCATCCTCGCGACATTGATCATGGTGTTCATCTTCGCGCTCGGTTCCTACCTGCTGCCGCAACTGCTCGGCAGGCCGCAGCACTGGACGCTTTCGGTGCTCATTACCGATCAGGCGATCTACCAGTCGAACATGCCGTTTGCCGCAGCCATGGCAGTCTTCCTGGTGCTCGTCTCGCTCGCGCTGGTCGGTCTTGCCTTCTACGCTGGACGGCAAAAGGAGGTGGCGTGA
- a CDS encoding zinc-dependent alcohol dehydrogenase family protein: protein MRAMVLHEIGQPLVLLERQDPLPGAGEILVRVEACAVCRTDLHVVDGDLSSPKLPLVPGHEIVGRVEAVGEGVSQERIGRRVGVPWLGHTCGHCSYCTNGQENLCDEPLFTGYTRDGGFATHVVADQDYAFELAEDGDPVSLAPLLCAGLIGWRSLKKAGEGRRIGLYGFGAAAHIIAQICRWRGREVFAFSKLGDVQAQDFARSLGVRWAGASGDKPPELLDAAILFAPVGDLVPEALKVVRKGGRVVCGGIHMSDIPSMPYSFLWGERSICSVANLTRKDAEEFFPIALAAGVRAHTVRYPLAEANAALDDLRSGRLSGAAVLVP, encoded by the coding sequence ATGCGCGCGATGGTATTGCACGAAATTGGGCAGCCGCTGGTGCTTCTGGAACGGCAAGACCCGCTGCCGGGAGCAGGCGAGATTCTCGTCCGGGTCGAGGCCTGTGCCGTCTGTCGCACTGATCTCCATGTCGTGGACGGCGACTTGTCCAGTCCGAAGTTGCCGCTCGTTCCGGGACATGAAATCGTGGGTCGCGTCGAGGCGGTCGGTGAGGGTGTTTCCCAAGAAAGGATCGGCCGTCGTGTCGGGGTACCCTGGCTTGGCCACACCTGCGGACACTGCAGTTATTGCACGAACGGGCAGGAAAACCTCTGCGACGAGCCGCTGTTCACCGGCTATACCCGCGACGGAGGCTTCGCTACCCATGTGGTCGCGGATCAGGATTATGCATTCGAACTTGCCGAGGATGGGGATCCGGTGTCCCTCGCGCCGCTTCTCTGTGCGGGCCTCATCGGCTGGCGATCGCTAAAGAAGGCCGGTGAAGGGAGGCGGATCGGCCTCTACGGGTTCGGAGCAGCTGCGCATATCATCGCCCAGATCTGCCGTTGGCGGGGACGCGAAGTCTTCGCCTTCAGCAAGCTAGGCGACGTGCAGGCGCAGGATTTCGCCAGAAGCCTCGGCGTCCGCTGGGCCGGTGCTTCCGGCGACAAGCCACCAGAGCTTCTTGATGCGGCAATCCTGTTCGCGCCCGTTGGGGACCTGGTGCCCGAGGCCCTGAAGGTGGTGAGGAAGGGCGGCCGTGTCGTTTGTGGGGGGATCCACATGAGCGACATTCCAAGCATGCCCTATTCGTTTCTTTGGGGGGAGCGAAGCATCTGCTCGGTCGCGAACCTTACCCGAAAGGATGCGGAGGAATTCTTCCCGATTGCCCTGGCGGCAGGGGTGAGAGCCCACACTGTGCGTTACCCTCTGGCCGAGGCGAACGCCGCGCTGGATGACCTGCGCTCGGGCCGGCTGTCCGGTGCGGCGGTGCTGGTGCCCTGA
- a CDS encoding ABC transporter permease, giving the protein MTALRRFFFLAVGLFLALPLIVVAGVSINEKQTLAFPPQGFSLSWYGEIFANDEWRSALLASLTLAATSAALALLVALPLAWFLWRRVAPWANIFQLLGVAPFTLPPVITALGLLTFWATSGFYGQPWTAVISHAIFFVTLPLVTLSLGFSAIDRSLVEAAATMGADDRTIFRTVIFPLILPYMVSGYAFAFVLSLNEYIVAYMTVGFTMETLPIKIFNALRYGYTPTMASVTVFFLAIAALVFGAIARFGDLPKLLGAMTSDR; this is encoded by the coding sequence ATGACGGCCCTGCGACGCTTCTTCTTCCTTGCCGTCGGCCTGTTTCTGGCACTGCCACTGATCGTCGTGGCAGGCGTCTCGATCAATGAGAAGCAGACCCTGGCCTTTCCGCCACAGGGATTTTCCCTGTCGTGGTATGGAGAGATCTTCGCAAATGACGAGTGGAGAAGCGCGCTTCTCGCCTCCCTGACGCTCGCGGCCACCTCAGCCGCACTTGCGCTGCTCGTAGCGCTGCCGCTTGCGTGGTTTCTGTGGCGTCGGGTGGCGCCGTGGGCCAACATCTTCCAGCTGCTCGGGGTTGCTCCGTTCACCCTGCCGCCCGTCATAACCGCACTTGGTCTCCTGACCTTCTGGGCAACCAGCGGGTTCTACGGCCAGCCGTGGACCGCCGTCATCAGCCACGCAATCTTCTTCGTGACGCTGCCGCTCGTCACGCTGTCGCTCGGCTTTTCGGCGATCGACCGGTCCCTCGTCGAGGCCGCCGCGACCATGGGAGCAGACGACCGGACGATCTTCCGCACGGTCATTTTCCCGCTGATCCTGCCCTATATGGTGTCCGGCTATGCCTTCGCCTTCGTCCTGTCGCTCAACGAGTATATCGTCGCCTACATGACGGTTGGCTTCACTATGGAAACCCTGCCCATCAAGATCTTCAACGCCTTGCGCTACGGCTATACGCCCACCATGGCCTCGGTAACCGTCTTCTTCCTGGCGATCGCAGCGCTTGTGTTCGGTGCAATCGCCAGATTTGGCGACCTTCCGAAGCTGCTCGGCGCAATGACGAGTGACCGATGA
- the ppsA gene encoding phosphoenolpyruvate synthase: MSVTEAPVVWFEELRRIDVAKVGGKNSSLGEMIQTLGQRGVDVPPGFATTADAYWNYVDENGIRDAMAALIADWTTGKASLAETGAAVRKLFLRGDWPKETADAIIAAYRELSERAGRTDASVAVRSSATAEDLPDASFAGQQETFLNVAGEKALLDACRRCFASLFTDRAISYRQAKGFDHMKVALSIGVQQMVRSDIGGSGVMFSIDTETGFDKVVLINAAWGLGENVVQGAVDPDEYQVFKPLLDQPSLTPIIAKKKGAKAIKMIYGNADQPTRNVPTSRAEREAFVLADEEILTLARWAATIEQHYGCAMDMEWARDGETGRLYIVQARPETVQSNREAAVFKAYHIKSKGKQLVSGLSIGDAIVSGQVCLIETAKDIDQFVDGSILVTSTTDPDWVPIMKRAAAIVTDHGGRTSHAAIVSRELGLPAVVGTGDATRLLHTGQQITVSCAEGDEGMIYEGVAEYDIETLNMDDVPATETKVMLNLANPGAAFRWWKLPADGVGLARMEFVISNAIRIHPMALVHFDRLRDEAAKEEIAALTAAYDDKSEYFVDQLSEGLARIAAALYPKPVIVRMSDFKTNEYAGLVGGAEFEPKEENPMIGFRGASRYYSPRYREGFALECRAIRKLRSELGFKNVVVMIPFCRSVSEAEKVLEVMAENGLKRGENGLQVYVMCEIPSNVILAKQFAQHFDGFSIGSNDLTQLTLGVDRDSGELADLFDEQDEAVKWMIRSVITEAGKAGAKIGICGQAPSDHPEFAKFLVDCGIDSISVSPDSFVAVKKKVAEAEGRRSAAA; this comes from the coding sequence ATGAGCGTTACCGAAGCTCCCGTGGTGTGGTTCGAGGAACTCAGGAGGATCGACGTCGCCAAGGTTGGGGGCAAGAACTCGTCCCTTGGGGAGATGATCCAGACGCTCGGGCAGAGGGGCGTGGATGTTCCGCCCGGCTTCGCCACCACCGCCGACGCCTACTGGAATTACGTCGACGAGAATGGCATCCGCGACGCAATGGCCGCGCTGATTGCGGATTGGACGACAGGCAAAGCCAGCCTTGCGGAAACAGGAGCGGCAGTCCGCAAGCTCTTCCTGCGCGGCGACTGGCCGAAGGAGACTGCGGACGCAATCATCGCCGCCTATCGCGAATTGTCGGAACGGGCAGGTCGTACCGATGCCAGTGTTGCCGTCCGATCGAGCGCGACAGCCGAGGACCTGCCCGACGCAAGCTTTGCCGGACAGCAGGAAACCTTTCTCAATGTCGCGGGCGAAAAGGCGCTGCTCGACGCGTGCCGACGCTGCTTCGCCTCGTTGTTTACCGACCGCGCCATCTCCTATCGCCAGGCCAAGGGCTTCGACCACATGAAGGTTGCTCTGTCGATCGGCGTGCAGCAGATGGTCCGCTCCGACATCGGTGGATCCGGCGTCATGTTCTCGATCGACACCGAAACCGGGTTCGACAAGGTGGTCCTCATCAACGCGGCCTGGGGTCTCGGCGAAAACGTCGTGCAGGGCGCGGTCGATCCGGATGAATACCAGGTCTTCAAGCCGCTCCTCGACCAGCCGTCGCTAACGCCGATCATCGCGAAGAAGAAGGGCGCAAAGGCCATCAAGATGATTTACGGCAACGCCGATCAGCCGACGCGCAACGTGCCGACGTCCAGGGCAGAGCGGGAGGCCTTCGTGCTCGCCGATGAGGAAATCCTGACGCTTGCCCGTTGGGCCGCCACCATCGAGCAGCACTATGGTTGCGCGATGGACATGGAATGGGCGCGCGACGGGGAGACTGGGCGCCTCTACATCGTCCAGGCCCGCCCAGAAACCGTACAGTCCAACCGCGAAGCTGCGGTCTTCAAGGCCTACCACATCAAGAGCAAGGGAAAGCAGCTTGTCAGCGGCCTCTCCATCGGCGATGCCATCGTCTCTGGTCAGGTCTGCCTGATCGAGACCGCCAAGGACATCGACCAGTTTGTCGACGGATCGATCCTCGTCACCTCCACGACGGACCCCGACTGGGTGCCCATCATGAAGCGTGCGGCAGCCATTGTCACAGACCACGGCGGACGCACCTCCCACGCCGCCATCGTGAGCCGCGAACTTGGACTTCCAGCTGTTGTGGGAACCGGAGACGCGACGCGCCTCCTGCACACCGGCCAGCAGATTACCGTCTCCTGCGCCGAGGGCGACGAAGGCATGATCTACGAGGGCGTCGCCGAATACGACATCGAAACGCTCAACATGGACGACGTTCCGGCGACAGAGACAAAGGTCATGCTGAACCTCGCCAATCCCGGGGCGGCCTTCCGCTGGTGGAAGCTACCGGCGGACGGAGTTGGCCTTGCGCGCATGGAGTTCGTCATCAGCAACGCCATCCGCATCCATCCCATGGCGCTTGTCCACTTCGATCGCCTCAGGGATGAGGCCGCCAAAGAGGAAATCGCCGCGCTGACCGCCGCCTACGACGACAAGTCGGAGTATTTCGTCGACCAGTTGTCCGAGGGTCTGGCTCGAATTGCAGCGGCGCTCTACCCGAAGCCGGTAATCGTCAGGATGAGCGACTTCAAGACCAACGAATATGCAGGCCTTGTCGGTGGCGCGGAATTCGAGCCGAAGGAGGAAAATCCGATGATCGGCTTCCGTGGTGCATCCCGCTACTACTCGCCCCGCTATCGCGAGGGCTTCGCGCTGGAGTGCCGGGCAATCCGGAAGCTCCGCAGCGAACTCGGCTTCAAGAATGTCGTCGTCATGATCCCCTTCTGCCGTTCCGTCTCGGAGGCGGAGAAAGTACTGGAGGTGATGGCAGAAAACGGATTGAAGCGGGGTGAGAACGGGCTGCAGGTCTACGTGATGTGCGAAATCCCCTCCAACGTCATCCTCGCAAAGCAGTTCGCGCAGCATTTCGACGGCTTCTCGATCGGTTCGAACGACCTCACCCAGCTCACCCTGGGGGTGGACAGGGACTCCGGCGAGCTTGCGGACCTGTTCGACGAACAGGACGAGGCGGTGAAGTGGATGATCCGCAGCGTCATCACCGAGGCCGGAAAGGCTGGCGCTAAGATCGGCATCTGCGGCCAGGCACCGAGCGACCATCCGGAGTTCGCGAAGTTCCTCGTGGACTGCGGCATCGACAGCATCTCCGTCAGCCCGGACAGCTTCGTCGCTGTGAAGAAGAAGGTCGCAGAGGCGGAAGGACGCCGCTCAGCAGCCGCCTGA
- a CDS encoding helix-turn-helix domain-containing protein: MRATLRGSAAARPAAPSDPIEARLFQGGLAGMEWTFRGRRSRIFVLQAGSGSLTFAEQDVAVAGPAIVWIPADANGSILFEAGAEGGTLAIPDVLLGSAMPVGAIFSQVRDAITRPILGARLATVDARQLLSTIAAIDQELRLDVPGAQEAVRHHLALLLLQVWRLSKPSAEQAQPSPRMILRGFVHLVELHAREHWSLAEYANTLGVTADRLNTAVRRATGRTPMELIHSRLVAEAAMLLDGSAMQIAEIANVLGFKDPAYFSRFFKRVAGHSPKAHRQDAAMKRTAQEINFAAWP, from the coding sequence GTGAGAGCTACTCTTAGAGGATCGGCCGCGGCGAGACCGGCGGCACCTTCCGATCCCATCGAAGCCCGCCTCTTCCAGGGTGGCCTTGCCGGTATGGAATGGACCTTCCGCGGCCGGCGGAGCCGCATCTTCGTTCTTCAAGCCGGCAGCGGTTCGCTCACATTTGCAGAGCAGGACGTGGCCGTCGCCGGACCCGCCATCGTCTGGATACCTGCCGACGCAAATGGATCGATCTTGTTCGAGGCCGGCGCTGAGGGTGGAACACTTGCCATTCCCGACGTCCTTCTCGGGTCGGCCATGCCCGTGGGAGCAATTTTCTCGCAGGTCCGCGATGCAATCACCCGCCCGATCCTCGGCGCGCGGTTGGCGACCGTGGACGCCAGGCAGCTGCTCTCCACGATCGCTGCCATCGATCAGGAACTGCGTCTGGATGTGCCGGGCGCGCAGGAAGCTGTTCGCCACCATCTTGCCCTTCTGCTCCTGCAGGTCTGGCGCCTCTCGAAGCCATCCGCCGAGCAGGCGCAGCCCTCGCCGCGCATGATCCTTCGCGGCTTCGTTCATCTTGTCGAACTTCACGCGCGTGAACACTGGTCGCTTGCTGAATATGCGAACACGTTGGGTGTCACGGCGGACCGTCTCAACACGGCCGTCCGTCGGGCAACCGGGCGGACGCCCATGGAGCTGATTCACAGCAGACTTGTAGCGGAGGCGGCGATGCTTCTGGACGGAAGCGCCATGCAGATCGCCGAAATCGCCAATGTGCTCGGCTTCAAGGACCCTGCCTATTTCAGTCGTTTCTTCAAGCGAGTGGCTGGACATTCTCCGAAAGCACACCGTCAGGATGCTGCCATGAAGCGAACGGCGCAGGAGATCAATTTCGCCGCCTGGCCTTGA